In Methanosarcina siciliae T4/M, one genomic interval encodes:
- a CDS encoding acyltransferase, producing MNYNKVHEKLGNNMTSKEFKIHNSSRIYGKSVIGKHTVVLENVILGYPEHKVLMEILKKNVELEDFEFQGCNIGPNSIIRAGSTIFSSVKTGSNFKTGHNVMIRENTQIGDNVLIGTNVIVDGNVKIGNNVSIQGNVYIPTNVVIEDNVFIGPCAVLANDKYPIRKKYELKGPVLRRGVSIGANATLLPGVEIGEGAMVAGGALVTKDVPPWKLAVGVPARIRDLPEELKELNRI from the coding sequence ATGAACTATAATAAGGTACATGAAAAACTGGGGAACAATATGACCTCAAAAGAATTCAAAATCCATAATTCTTCCAGGATTTACGGTAAATCTGTGATCGGAAAACATACTGTGGTTCTGGAGAATGTAATACTTGGGTATCCAGAACACAAAGTCCTGATGGAAATTCTCAAAAAAAATGTGGAGTTAGAAGACTTCGAATTCCAGGGCTGTAATATAGGCCCGAACTCTATTATAAGGGCAGGCTCTACAATATTCTCCAGCGTAAAAACCGGAAGCAACTTCAAAACCGGACACAACGTAATGATCAGAGAAAATACACAAATCGGGGACAACGTGCTCATCGGGACGAACGTTATCGTGGATGGAAACGTGAAGATAGGAAACAATGTCAGTATTCAGGGAAATGTGTATATTCCAACGAACGTAGTTATCGAAGATAATGTATTTATCGGACCATGCGCTGTTCTTGCCAATGATAAATATCCTATCCGCAAAAAGTACGAGCTTAAAGGCCCTGTTTTGAGAAGAGGAGTGTCTATTGGCGCGAACGCAACTCTGCTTCCGGGAGTGGAAATAGGGGAAGGAGCAATGGTTGCAGGAGGAGCCCTTGTTACAAAGGATGTACCGCCCTGGAAACTGGCGGTAGGGGTGCCTGCTAGAATACGCGATCTTCCGGAAGAGCTTAAAGAATTAAACCGAATATAA